A window from Sceloporus undulatus isolate JIND9_A2432 ecotype Alabama chromosome 8, SceUnd_v1.1, whole genome shotgun sequence encodes these proteins:
- the TFAP4 gene encoding transcription factor AP-4, with amino-acid sequence MEYFVVPAQKAPLPPPPPPPPSLQQFRKSEKEVIGGLCSLANIPLTPETQRDQERRIRREIANSNERRRMQSINAGFQSLKTLIPHTDGEKLSKAAILQQTAEYIFSLEQEKTRLLQQNAQLKRFIQEFSGSSPKRRRAEDKDEGIGSPDIWEDEKAEDLRREMIELRQQLDKERSVRMMLEEQVRSLEAHMYPEKLKVIAQQVQLQQQQEQVRLLHQEKFEREQQSHGQLLPVHAPPAPTHHPTVIVPAPPPSHHVTVVTMGPSSVINTISTSRQNLDTIVQAIQHIEGTQEKQLLDEEEQCRRAVIVTPTRVGLDPSNSDTASDSEADEDSDSMEHSKAEMP; translated from the exons ATGGAGTACTTCGTGGTTCCGGCGCAGAAGGCTCccctcccgccgccgccgccgccgcctccgtcGCTGCAGCAGTTCAGGAAATCGGAGAAGGAGGTCATCGGGGGCCTCTGCAG CCTGGCCAACATCCCCCTGACCCCCGAGACGCAGCGGGACCAGGAGCGGCGGATACGCAGAGAGATCGCCAACAGCAATGAGCGGAGGCGCATGCAGAGCATCAACGCCGGCTTCCAGTCCCTGAAGACCCTCATCCCCCACACGGACGGGGAGAAGCTCAGCAAG GCAGCAATTCTTCAGCAGACAGCTGAGTACATCTTTTCGCTGGAGCAGGAGAAGACCCGGCTGCTGCAGCAGAACGCGCAGCTCAAGAGGTTTATCCAG GAATTCAGTGGGTCCTCTCCGAAGCGGCGGAGGGCAGAGGACAAGGATGAGGGCATCGGGTCGCCGGACATCTGGGAGGatgagaaggctgaagacctgcGCCGGGAGATGATTGAGCTGCGCCAACAGCTGGACAAGGAGCGCTCGGTCCGCATGATGCTGGAGGAGCAG GTGCGCTCTTTGGAAGCTCACATGTACCCGGAGAAGCTGAAGGTGATAGCCCAACAGGTGCAGCTGCAGCAACAGCAGGAACAGGTGAGGCTGCTGCACCAGGAGAAGTTTGAGCGTGAGCAACAAAGCCACGGCCAG CTCTTACCGGTGCACGCCCCCCCTGCACCCACCCACCACCCGACTGTGATTGTGCCTGCGCCCCCGCCTTCCCACCACGTCACCGTGGTCACTATGGGCCCCTCCTCCGTGATCAACACTATCTCCACGTCCCGGCAGAATCTGGACACCATCGTCCAG GCCATCCAGCATATTGAGGGAACGCAGGAGAAGCAGCTGCTGGACGAGGAGGAGCAGTGCCGACGGGCCGTCATCGTGACCCCCACCCGGGTCGGCCTGGACCCCTCCAACTCGGACACGGCCTCCGACTCAGAGGCGGACGAAGACAGCGACTCCATGGAGCACAGCAAGGCCGAGATGCCCTGA
- the SRL gene encoding sarcalumenin isoform X2 has protein sequence MRAAGLCAWALAPILLLLALASAELQVSALDAGTEDSAIFAEGSLLPGDPSLAEKKELLYEEAAGGGGGGAAAAPMPPGTGASLQPPSSHEEEEEGKGGGEEKEAGTDPDGASQTDANLEVHVDIPGDQDTHVAKAENAPEAGHGEGGADNPIQAGRVPAGEEAQKERQGPPERDGPGSAPGRSGELSQGLLQALEDRPTGTTDVTAEEAGAAPEQKSPLSGPVPTGDTLAPGTAQEGFQEQEGQEAPEEGDGKEEEGMAKQGAQEDPSSPAKEEEEASRVAKVPGGGLEDGEDSEEGEESSEEEEDGEEEEGDDEEEGRSSEEVSAEEGAASQPEEEGEAGGAPGAIEKGSHEEEGEQPVLRKGTEEGAPEEAAHRSANPPSIPEGEAHFQRQEENLSGAAQAPGSSSEGGAHRIDQEMPTGKNVHPTPAADTLPKAASPADQGNPPAPSAAPREEVEDTVAESAKRDRSHIENTLKLKEEKPADDYSAILQRLRKIYHTSIKPLEQSYKYNELRQHEITDGEITSKPMVLFLGPWSVGKSTMINYLLGLDDTPYQLYTGAEPTTSEFTVIMHGPKLKTIEGIVMAADSARSFSPLEKFGQNFLEKLIGIEVPHKLLERVTFVDTPGIIENRKQQERGYPFNDVCQWFIDRADLIFVVFDPTKLDVGLELEMLFRQLKGRESQIRIILNKADSLATQELMRVYGALFWSLAPLINVTEPPRVYVSSFWPLDYHPDTHKELFLKEEISLLEDLNQVIENRLENKIAFIRQHAIRVRIHALLVDRYLQTYRDKMTFFSDGELVFKDIVEDPDKFYIFKSILAKTNVSKFDLPNREAYKDFFGINPINTFKLLAQQCSYMGGCFLEKIERAITHELPDLLGSVGLGKKPSVLSCDTTGCGETPKNRYKKH, from the exons ATGAGGGCAGCGGGGCTCTGCGCCTGGGCCCTGGCCccgatcctcctcctcctcgccttggCCTCCGCAG AACTGCAAGTTTCTGCCCTGGATGCTGGCACAGAAGACTCTGCCATCTTTGCCGAGGGCAGCTTGTTGCCTGGAGACCCAAGCCTAGCTGAGAAGAAGGAGCTGCTCTATGAAGAGgcggctggtggtggtggtggtggtgctgctgctgctcccatgCCTCCCGGAACAGGGGCTTCCCTCCAGCCCCCCAGcagccatgaagaagaagaagaaggaaaaggaggaggagaagaaaaggaagctgGCACAGACCCTGACGGAGCCTCCCAGACCGATGCCAATCTGGAGGTCCATGTTGACATCCCAGGGGACCAAGACACCCATGTGGCCAAGGCAGAGAATGCTCCTGAAGCAGGGCATGGAGAAGGTGGAGCAGACAACCCGATCCAGGCAGGGAGGGTGCCAGCTGGAGAGGAGGCTCAGAAAGAGAGGCAGGGACCCCCAGAGAGGGACGGGCCAGGGTCTGCCCCAGGCAGAAGTGGAGAGCTCTCCCAGGGCCTCCTCCAGGCCTTGGAGGACAGACCTACAGGAACCACTGATGTGACTGCGGAAGAAGCTGGTGCAGCCCCTGAGCAGAAGAGTCCCCTGAGTGGCCCTGTGCCCACAGGGGACACGCTGGCACCAGGCACGGCACAGGAGGGTTTCCAGGAACAGGAAGGCCAAGAGGCACCTGAGGAAGGAgatggaaaggaagaggaaggaatggcaaaGCAAGGGGCCCAGGAAGATCCCAGCTCACcagccaaggaagaggaagaggcatcCAGGGTGGCAAAGGTGCCAGGTGGAGGGCTTGAGGATGGGGaggactctgaggaaggagaggagtcttctgaggaagaagaagatggtgaggaggaagaaggagatgatgaagaagaaggaaggtcATCAGAGGAGGTTTCTGCAGAGGAAGGAGCAGCATCTCAGCCAGAGGAAGAAGGCGAGGCTGGTGGTGCTCCTGGAGCCATAGAGAAGGGGTCACATGAGGAGGAAGGCGAGCAGCCTGTCCTAAGGAAAGGGACAGAGGAGGGAGCACCAGAGGAGGCCGCCCACAGAAGTGCCAACCCACCCTCCATTCCTGAAGGGGAAGCCCACTTCCAGCGCCAAGAGGAAAACCTGAGTGGAGCAGCACAGGCACCGGGCTCCTCCAGTGAAGGGGGTGCCCACCGTATAGATCAGGAGATGCCCACTGGCAAGAATGTCCACCCCACGCCAGCAGCAGACACCCTCCCCAAAGCAGCCAGCCCTGCAGACCAGGGCAACCCCCCAGCACCGAGTGCAGCTCCGAGAG AAGAGGTAGAGGACACTGTGGCGGAGTCGGCCAAGAGGGACCGTTCCCACATCGAGAACACCCTGAAGCTCAAGGAGGAGAAGCCTGCAGACGATTACTCAG CCATCCTGCAGAGGCTCAGGAAGATCTACCACACGTCCATCAAGCCCCTGGAGCAGTCCTACAAGTACAATGAATTGCGGCAGCACGAGATCACAG ATGGAGAGATTACTTCCAAGCCAATGGTGCTTTTCCTGGGACCATGGAGCGTTGGCAAATCAACCATGATCAACTACCTCCTGGGGCTGGACGATACTCCCTACCAGCTGTACACAG GGGCTGAGCCCACCACCTCTGAATTCACCGTCATCATGCATGGCCCCAAGCTGAAGACCATTGAAGGCATTGTGATGGCTGCGGATAGCGCCCGCTCTTTCTCGCCTCTTGAGAAGTTTGGCCAGAACTTCTTGGAGAAGCTGATTGGGATTGAGGTCCCTCATAAGCTTTTGGAGAGGGTTACCTTTGTGGATACGCCCGGCATCATTGAAAACCGGAAGCAGCAGGAAAGAG GCTACCCATTCAATGATGTCTGCCAGTGGTTCATCGACAGAGCTGACCTCATCTTCGTGGTCTTTGACCCCACAAAGCTGGATGTGGGTCTGGAACTGGAGATGCTTTTCCGCCAGCTGAAGGGTCGGGAGTCTCAGATCAGGATCATCCTGAACAAAGCAGACAGCCTGGCCACGCAAGAGCTCATGCGGGTGTATGGCGCCTTGTTCTGGAGCCTGGCTCCCCTGATCAATGTCACGGAGCCCCCCAGGGTCTATGTCAGCTCCTTTTGGCCCCTGGATTACCATCCTGACACCCACAAAGAACTCTTCCTGAAAGAGGAGATCTCCCTCCTGGAAGACCTGAACCAGGTGATTGAAAACAGGCTGGAGAACAAGATTGCCTTCATCCGCCAACACGCTATCCGGGTCCGCATCCACGCACTCCTCGTTGACCGTTACTTGCAAACCTACAGGGATAAAATGACCTTCTTCAGCGATGGAGAGCTGGTGTTCAAGGACATTGTAGAGGATCCAGACAAGTTCTACATCTTTAAGTCCATCCTGGCAAAGACCAACGTCAGCAAATTTGACCTCCCCAATCGCGAGGCCTATAAGGACTTCTTTGGGATCAACCCCATTAACACTTTCAAGCTTCTGGCTCAGCAGTGTTCCTACATGGGAGGGTGTTTCCTGGAGAAGATTGAGAGGGCCATCACCCATGAGCTGCCAGACCTTTTGGGGAGTGTCGGCCTGGGGAAGAAGCCCAGCGTCCTTTCCTGCGACACGACGGGCTGCGGTGAAACTCCCAAGAACCGCTACAAGAAACATTAA
- the SRL gene encoding sarcalumenin isoform X1, with translation MRAAGLCAWALAPILLLLALASAELQVSALDAGTEDSAIFAEGSLLPGDPSLAEKKELLYEEAAGGGGGGAAAAPMPPGTGASLQPPSSHEEEEEGKGGGEEKEAGTDPDGASQTDANLEVHVDIPGDQDTHVAKAENAPEAGHGEGGADNPIQAGRVPAGEEAQKERQGPPERDGPGSAPGRSGELSQGLLQALEDRPTGTTDVTAEEAGAAPEQKSPLSGPVPTGDTLAPGTAQEGFQEQEGQEAPEEGDGKEEEGMAKQGAQEDPSSPAKEEEEASRVAKVPGGGLEDGEDSEEGEESSEEEEDGEEEEGDDEEEGRSSEEVSAEEGAASQPEEEGEAGGAPGAIEKGSHEEEGEQPVLRKGTEEGAPEEAAHRSANPPSIPEGEAHFQRQEENLSGAAQAPGSSSEGGAHRIDQEMPTGKNVHPTPAADTLPKAASPADQGNPPAPSAAPREEVEDTVAESAKRDRSHIENTLKLKEEKPADDYSGTILQRLRKIYHTSIKPLEQSYKYNELRQHEITAYPGRTLGSSATDGEITSKPMVLFLGPWSVGKSTMINYLLGLDDTPYQLYTGAEPTTSEFTVIMHGPKLKTIEGIVMAADSARSFSPLEKFGQNFLEKLIGIEVPHKLLERVTFVDTPGIIENRKQQERGYPFNDVCQWFIDRADLIFVVFDPTKLDVGLELEMLFRQLKGRESQIRIILNKADSLATQELMRVYGALFWSLAPLINVTEPPRVYVSSFWPLDYHPDTHKELFLKEEISLLEDLNQVIENRLENKIAFIRQHAIRVRIHALLVDRYLQTYRDKMTFFSDGELVFKDIVEDPDKFYIFKSILAKTNVSKFDLPNREAYKDFFGINPINTFKLLAQQCSYMGGCFLEKIERAITHELPDLLGSVGLGKKPSVLSCDTTGCGETPKNRYKKH, from the exons ATGAGGGCAGCGGGGCTCTGCGCCTGGGCCCTGGCCccgatcctcctcctcctcgccttggCCTCCGCAG AACTGCAAGTTTCTGCCCTGGATGCTGGCACAGAAGACTCTGCCATCTTTGCCGAGGGCAGCTTGTTGCCTGGAGACCCAAGCCTAGCTGAGAAGAAGGAGCTGCTCTATGAAGAGgcggctggtggtggtggtggtggtgctgctgctgctcccatgCCTCCCGGAACAGGGGCTTCCCTCCAGCCCCCCAGcagccatgaagaagaagaagaaggaaaaggaggaggagaagaaaaggaagctgGCACAGACCCTGACGGAGCCTCCCAGACCGATGCCAATCTGGAGGTCCATGTTGACATCCCAGGGGACCAAGACACCCATGTGGCCAAGGCAGAGAATGCTCCTGAAGCAGGGCATGGAGAAGGTGGAGCAGACAACCCGATCCAGGCAGGGAGGGTGCCAGCTGGAGAGGAGGCTCAGAAAGAGAGGCAGGGACCCCCAGAGAGGGACGGGCCAGGGTCTGCCCCAGGCAGAAGTGGAGAGCTCTCCCAGGGCCTCCTCCAGGCCTTGGAGGACAGACCTACAGGAACCACTGATGTGACTGCGGAAGAAGCTGGTGCAGCCCCTGAGCAGAAGAGTCCCCTGAGTGGCCCTGTGCCCACAGGGGACACGCTGGCACCAGGCACGGCACAGGAGGGTTTCCAGGAACAGGAAGGCCAAGAGGCACCTGAGGAAGGAgatggaaaggaagaggaaggaatggcaaaGCAAGGGGCCCAGGAAGATCCCAGCTCACcagccaaggaagaggaagaggcatcCAGGGTGGCAAAGGTGCCAGGTGGAGGGCTTGAGGATGGGGaggactctgaggaaggagaggagtcttctgaggaagaagaagatggtgaggaggaagaaggagatgatgaagaagaaggaaggtcATCAGAGGAGGTTTCTGCAGAGGAAGGAGCAGCATCTCAGCCAGAGGAAGAAGGCGAGGCTGGTGGTGCTCCTGGAGCCATAGAGAAGGGGTCACATGAGGAGGAAGGCGAGCAGCCTGTCCTAAGGAAAGGGACAGAGGAGGGAGCACCAGAGGAGGCCGCCCACAGAAGTGCCAACCCACCCTCCATTCCTGAAGGGGAAGCCCACTTCCAGCGCCAAGAGGAAAACCTGAGTGGAGCAGCACAGGCACCGGGCTCCTCCAGTGAAGGGGGTGCCCACCGTATAGATCAGGAGATGCCCACTGGCAAGAATGTCCACCCCACGCCAGCAGCAGACACCCTCCCCAAAGCAGCCAGCCCTGCAGACCAGGGCAACCCCCCAGCACCGAGTGCAGCTCCGAGAG AAGAGGTAGAGGACACTGTGGCGGAGTCGGCCAAGAGGGACCGTTCCCACATCGAGAACACCCTGAAGCTCAAGGAGGAGAAGCCTGCAGACGATTACTCAGGTA CCATCCTGCAGAGGCTCAGGAAGATCTACCACACGTCCATCAAGCCCCTGGAGCAGTCCTACAAGTACAATGAATTGCGGCAGCACGAGATCACAG CTTACCCTGGACGCACCTTGGGCTCTTCAGCCACAG ATGGAGAGATTACTTCCAAGCCAATGGTGCTTTTCCTGGGACCATGGAGCGTTGGCAAATCAACCATGATCAACTACCTCCTGGGGCTGGACGATACTCCCTACCAGCTGTACACAG GGGCTGAGCCCACCACCTCTGAATTCACCGTCATCATGCATGGCCCCAAGCTGAAGACCATTGAAGGCATTGTGATGGCTGCGGATAGCGCCCGCTCTTTCTCGCCTCTTGAGAAGTTTGGCCAGAACTTCTTGGAGAAGCTGATTGGGATTGAGGTCCCTCATAAGCTTTTGGAGAGGGTTACCTTTGTGGATACGCCCGGCATCATTGAAAACCGGAAGCAGCAGGAAAGAG GCTACCCATTCAATGATGTCTGCCAGTGGTTCATCGACAGAGCTGACCTCATCTTCGTGGTCTTTGACCCCACAAAGCTGGATGTGGGTCTGGAACTGGAGATGCTTTTCCGCCAGCTGAAGGGTCGGGAGTCTCAGATCAGGATCATCCTGAACAAAGCAGACAGCCTGGCCACGCAAGAGCTCATGCGGGTGTATGGCGCCTTGTTCTGGAGCCTGGCTCCCCTGATCAATGTCACGGAGCCCCCCAGGGTCTATGTCAGCTCCTTTTGGCCCCTGGATTACCATCCTGACACCCACAAAGAACTCTTCCTGAAAGAGGAGATCTCCCTCCTGGAAGACCTGAACCAGGTGATTGAAAACAGGCTGGAGAACAAGATTGCCTTCATCCGCCAACACGCTATCCGGGTCCGCATCCACGCACTCCTCGTTGACCGTTACTTGCAAACCTACAGGGATAAAATGACCTTCTTCAGCGATGGAGAGCTGGTGTTCAAGGACATTGTAGAGGATCCAGACAAGTTCTACATCTTTAAGTCCATCCTGGCAAAGACCAACGTCAGCAAATTTGACCTCCCCAATCGCGAGGCCTATAAGGACTTCTTTGGGATCAACCCCATTAACACTTTCAAGCTTCTGGCTCAGCAGTGTTCCTACATGGGAGGGTGTTTCCTGGAGAAGATTGAGAGGGCCATCACCCATGAGCTGCCAGACCTTTTGGGGAGTGTCGGCCTGGGGAAGAAGCCCAGCGTCCTTTCCTGCGACACGACGGGCTGCGGTGAAACTCCCAAGAACCGCTACAAGAAACATTAA